AAGACAAAGCTCTTTCACCCTACGTTTTAGTTCTAATTCTGGATacagacagaagacgagagtcaggggatgagcgcagttgtctagaaggtgggtagacagacagaaggtcatGGATGTAAGCAGGGGATGaaccagtggggaaaaaaagttgtGACTGATGAgttatacaacacaatgcagtacaatacaatacagttcaatgaaatacaatgctatacaaatacagtacagtataacgcAACGCACCAGTGAGATTGTACAGCTCGTGCGACAGTGTGAATAGCAAATCATCGGGACGCGTGAGCTCTTGGCAAATTGCCGTGACACTTTTGGTTCGAGAATGGGACACGGATGAAAACCGACAAAGACATTGACAGCAGAAATtaagacatatatatacatgtagttGAGAAAGTTTGCCACCAGTAACAACTATGTGCCTATCGATcctttcagtgagagagagagagagagagagagagagactggcactgATTTTCAGTATTTGTGAAAGCCACTAACCTAatgacctagagagagagagagagagagcacggtaACTGGATAggctcgggggggtgggggaggaataagagagagagagaagtgagattGACATTTCTTAATTAGAAGGTCAGTACGTTTGTTTTACTTCCAAGATATCAATTTCTGTGAAAACACGTTTCTATGCCgaatttgctttctgtttgtagTGTGTTTTACAATTTAAAGAGGTACCGGTTTTATATTGACCTTGCCATGATATATTATGTCTAATATGTTGCTCATGTGTGTTTGCAtcaaagtgtgcgtgtgtttattcgttcgtgcgtgtgtgtatgtgtgtatgtgttttcaataTTGGGAAGGTGATGGTTTTATCGGGCTTACTTTGACTTCGTGTTttatgtcatgtgttgtgttcaATACAATACGGATCGTTACTGTTCTGTTTGTCACTACTCTTTATTTCTCAAACCGAGACAATAAAGTGACCTTGGTTCTGATTCTGTTTTGCAGGAAGCGGATACTGCTTGGTGTTTCTGTCAACGACATCTGCTGTGTTGCAGCGGTTCCCCAACAAGGCCAGCTTTGTCAACCTGGCCATGAATGTTGCTACAGGCCTGGGCCTGATCGGCTGTCCATTCCTCTACAGGTGCGCAGGCCACATAGGTCGGCCAATGTTGAAGGGGTGTTcctttttaatagaaaaaaaatatttattgtgATAATTGGCAAGGGGATGGAGGAAGTGGATTAAAcatttgtttggctggttggtttcccaatacatgtgtgtgttatcttcagtttaacgtctattcactataagtgttttaggCGGAAAGGAGAAacgtagtggataaaggaaagggaatgcatgtgaacataagtgtaaaaaaagtgttcatgttatgtatcagaggaaaggtatattattataagaaaaagtctaaagagattgtggtgtgtattgaatgaggtgtcatgggagggataATATGTATATGCTTATCAACAAGtataacctacaacaatgtaaatataaataacattaattataatacatcaaaggaggataccaactggactggagtttaaaatttctgaaaacattctaagcaatgaataatcattcaaaatcttttcagtggctaatgaaatattggaagaaaagtcatcagctacatcttttggaattaacggtcttatgctcggacaatgaatgagtagatggcttacagttatttgcttaccgcatatacattttatatttttagaaaattttgtacgaaaggcatttaaacgaattctatacattagacttgtaatttgtcttgaatgtgctgctggtgtcaaatttagaaaatgtttgggattagctgcattctttgtgtttacacaacagtggtaatattgattatttgaatctataagtaatttctgaaatcgatttctagatacattttctatacaactaatgcattcatgtagatctaactggatgtcaagttgtacagcgccttcgaaattacgtgctgctcttctagctgcttggtctacccactcatttgaagatattccacagtgcgaaggtaccaaacagaaagttattttaatgccctgttttgtcagttggtgaataatatgttttatttccattgtcatctcaattcacttctttgaatttgaagattctatagcttgtagtactgactttgagtctacacatgataaaatttcacttacagttttcggaatgtctgaaatataatttaaggccataagtatggctataagttcagctgtgaaaatggaatattgtctaccaatatagtataatttttctattctaaatgaaggaattacaaaagccgctcctgaattaccatcttctagaacagatccgtctgtgtatatttttagataatttgaatattgattttctatatgggagagcacttcacgttttaacaaaaatgttgactggttcttggataaatctgtataatccatgtcaaaggtagctttacactgctcccattcagggactggtgaaaaagtaggtatttttgcaatttgcttgtcttttgattccgtagcactaatgatatctgatgcaaatgtattaatggatgtcatagactgtatcatcatagctcttttagcaaaatctttttgtgaactcaaattagcttcttcttttgaaaaggtttcatatgcgaaagatttgataacgaatttcgcggatGAAgcgataaaacacctgcttctctgaaagtccctaaatttgatgtaagaatgggcacacctagagcgagtttataagccttacaatcaatgctttgcagcttctttaacaaatgcagtggagcactgaagaataccgcttgagcgtatgtcaagcgtgaacgtacggaggtagcgagagatatcaacgctttggtatcttgcccccaatGCTGTTTataaattattttaaggaaatttagaccttttcttgctttgtttagtatatagtcaatatgataattccacgaaagctttgaagaaagatagactcccaaaaatttaacagattgtgtatatctgatgatggtaccatttattgtaaacacggggagcttttctgggtctgatcctgtattaaatagcatcatatttgtttttttcaaaggacaatgataagccattttctgtcataaagttgctgattttatcaagttcccgctggtatattttctttatgtaattcaatgtcctagtaggcgttttatttttcattgtcaccttcatccataaacaaatgtcatcagcaaattgaatcaagactgtatctttagctagcttgttaggtagatctgctaataatatattgaataaaatggGCGAAATCACttatccttgtggtaaccccatgtgtTATTGTCttgggtttgagtaggtatttcctattcttacttgtataaatctatctgataaaaaaaaacttctaatataatcatacatgttgcctgtgataccgatatttttcagtttatataaaagccgagcgtgccacacttggtcgtatttcacataaaaaaaagtcgctagtacatgtgtgtgtgcgtgtgcgtgtgtgtgtgtgtgtgaagtccgtAACGCTCTCCTCGATTTCCGCAGTTTGCTGGGTTAAGACGTTGCCATGGCTTTTATAAGTGCACGGTTAGCATATTGCTTACGGATAGCCGGCTGGGTAAGGAAGTAATGTGCGTTTAGCTGCATTCGAGTTTTACATCGATGCCTACATTTGACCATTTGCACGACGATAATCATCTTGGTAGAGTGgcagggcgggaggagggggtgaagggatgtATCCATCATGTTTAGGGAGAAAAATGGGTAGCAGCACTGTGACCGGTCTGATCTAACCCAgtccagtctgttctgttctaatTTAACCTGTCTTGGATAATCTGATCCCATTTTGTCTGGTCTTGCCTGGTCTAGACTTGCATGCGTCAATAATTATAATAGGGGGAGAACCCAGTGGTTGCCAGAAAGACTTCATTTGCACgcacatggatgtgtgtgtgtttggagggggcaTACAAACGTATGAATGTGCGGATGTgtttatgtctgcatgtgtgcgctTTGTGCACGCTTATTTGtactagtgtgtgcatgtgattgcaAAGAAACATCTCCACATGCAATGGTTATGTACAGGTATTTCGCTGACACCTACTCATGGCGAGGTTGTCTCATTATCGTGGGCGCTCTCTGCTTCCACTCCACCATCTTCTCACTTCTCCTCACCTCCCAACTGTTCCGCAACCCCAGACTACCAGACGCCAAACCCTCTCCCCTCTTACCCCACCCAGAACTTCTGGACCCTACAGACTTGCACACTTCTCCACGGTCAACGGTTTTCCTGGTTCAAGAAGAGGCTTCATGTGATGATCTGAAGAATGAAGAACTGTCCCATTCGGATGATGTTGCTAATCAGGGTATTCCACGTGACTTAAATGAAGTTACCAACTCAGCTTCTGAGCAGGATCTACTCACAACGAGCGCGGAATCACAACAGGGGAGAACTGGGGTTAAAGGCTTGGATGAACCCCTGACCAGACACACGTCAGAAGAGGACGACGCATTCAACACACAGGAAACAGTTGAGACTTACCATGGCTCTCGTCATACTCTCTCTTCTCCAGTACAGCCCAGCTCAATAGAGAAGAACTGCACCCTTGAAGAAAACGTCTGCCGGATTCCAGATGACAGCGAATCTGTTTCAAAGACTGAAGAAAGTCCCGTGAAGAAGGCGAGACTACAAACATGGGTCCGCCAAGCCAGCTTTCTGACCAATCGTCTGTATATTGTAGTTGTGGTGTGCTGCGTTCTGAACATCGGGATCACCAACTGCTTCTGTTTTCTGGTCCTTGATTACGCCAAACATCAAGGCTGGACGCTGCAGGACGGCATCTTCCTCAACTTCGTGGCCATGCTGTCCAGTCTGATATCCCGGTGCTTGTTGATGGTGGTCACTCTAAATCGCCAgatcagcagcatcaccatcTTGGGGCTGGCAGGGATAGTTGGATGCGTGGGTGCAGGTCTTATGGGGCAGGTAAGCATTATGTTGCCGTGTGTGCATGagcaatagagacagagacacggatagaGAAATATGACAGACTGGACATTCATGATGCATAAATCTTATCTTGTTCTTAAAGTATGATAGTCTTGCCCAACCATGaacatcaggacagcagaggagactGTTGTGTTGTCGCTCGGGCAAATAATAAGCTTAACACATCTTGTGTGTAACGAAGAATATTTAATAcctgaaaagaaataaacaaacagaaa
This portion of the Babylonia areolata isolate BAREFJ2019XMU chromosome 16, ASM4173473v1, whole genome shotgun sequence genome encodes:
- the LOC143291172 gene encoding uncharacterized protein LOC143291172 isoform X4 — translated: MKNCIYVSVFLLSILCCCCCLLCLQKTLWSKRGAPRLILHTRNLYGLRLFGLIAGVLERKLGQRMSLLLGSLLSTAGFFGGGFANSLPALIVSVGVVTGSGYCLVFLSTTSAVLQRFPNKASFVNLAMNVATGLGLIGCPFLYRYFADTYSWRGCLIIVGALCFHSTIFSLLLTSQLFRNPRLPDAKPSPLLPHPELLDPTDLHTSPRSTVFLVQEEASCDDLKNEELSHSDDVANQGIPRDLNEVTNSASEQDLLTTSAESQQGRTGVKGLDEPLTRHTSEEDDAFNTQETVETYHGSRHTLSSPVQPSSIEKNCTLEENVCRIPDDSESVSKTEESPVKKARLQTWVRQASFLTNRLYIVVVVCCVLNIGITNCFCFLVLDYAKHQGWTLQDGIFLNFVAMLSSLISRCLLMVVTLNRQISSITILGLAGIVGCVGAGLMGQVSNYTLAACLYSCLSICQTVSASMFGPGVLEVTREQELSLALGLGFTSEGLLVIAITAFAGFLIDLQGSYSAISLIYGITLLAANSALFAMFKCRRTT
- the LOC143291172 gene encoding uncharacterized protein LOC143291172 isoform X3; this translates as MGKGLCPQLTLADVVVCLSACANNAIVFVFIVALNTLFNDWMASFSADRSSTASVQAVCIGITCGGGLIAGVLERKLGQRMSLLLGSLLSTAGFFGGGFANSLPALIVSVGVVTGSGYCLVFLSTTSAVLQRFPNKASFVNLAMNVATGLGLIGCPFLYRYFADTYSWRGCLIIVGALCFHSTIFSLLLTSQLFRNPRLPDAKPSPLLPHPELLDPTDLHTSPRSTVFLVQEEASCDDLKNEELSHSDDVANQGIPRDLNEVTNSASEQDLLTTSAESQQGRTGVKGLDEPLTRHTSEEDDAFNTQETVETYHGSRHTLSSPVQPSSIEKNCTLEENVCRIPDDSESVSKTEESPVKKARLQTWVRQASFLTNRLYIVVVVCCVLNIGITNCFCFLVLDYAKHQGWTLQDGIFLNFVAMLSSLISRCLLMVVTLNRQISSITILGLAGIVGCVGAGLMGQVSNYTLAACLYSCLSICQTVSASMFGPGVLEVTREQELSLALGLGFTSEGLLVIAITAFAGFLIDLQGSYSAISLIYGITLLAANSALFAMFKCRRTT
- the LOC143291172 gene encoding uncharacterized protein LOC143291172 isoform X1; translation: MKNCIYVSVFLLSILCCCCCLLCLQKTLWSKRGAPRLILHTRNLYGLRLFVCPTRDILSVGADRDTERHREKKIVAFSLSFFARLSITIAILAMGKGLCPQLTLADVVVCLSACANNAIVFVFIVALNTLFNDWMASFSADRSSTASVQAVCIGITCGGGLIAGVLERKLGQRMSLLLGSLLSTAGFFGGGFANSLPALIVSVGVVTGSGYCLVFLSTTSAVLQRFPNKASFVNLAMNVATGLGLIGCPFLYRYFADTYSWRGCLIIVGALCFHSTIFSLLLTSQLFRNPRLPDAKPSPLLPHPELLDPTDLHTSPRSTVFLVQEEASCDDLKNEELSHSDDVANQGIPRDLNEVTNSASEQDLLTTSAESQQGRTGVKGLDEPLTRHTSEEDDAFNTQETVETYHGSRHTLSSPVQPSSIEKNCTLEENVCRIPDDSESVSKTEESPVKKARLQTWVRQASFLTNRLYIVVVVCCVLNIGITNCFCFLVLDYAKHQGWTLQDGIFLNFVAMLSSLISRCLLMVVTLNRQISSITILGLAGIVGCVGAGLMGQVSNYTLAACLYSCLSICQTVSASMFGPGVLEVTREQELSLALGLGFTSEGLLVIAITAFAGFLIDLQGSYSAISLIYGITLLAANSALFAMFKCRRTT
- the LOC143291172 gene encoding uncharacterized protein LOC143291172 isoform X2, with the translated sequence MKNCIYVSVFLLSILCCCCCLLCLQKTLWSKRGAPRLILHTRNLYGLRLFVCPTRDILSVGADRDTERHREKKIVAFSLSFFARLSITIAILAMGKGLCPQLTLADVVVCLSACANNAIVFVFIVALNTLFNDWMASFSADRSSTASVQAVCIGITCGGGLIAGVLERKLGQRMSLLLGSLLSTAGFFGGGFANSLPALIVSVGVVTGSGYCLVFLSTTSAVLQRFPNKASFVNLAMNVATGLGLIGCPFLYRYFADTYSWRGCLIIVGALCFHSTIFSLLLTSQLFRNPRLPDAKPSPLLPHPELLDPTDLHTSPRSTVFLVQEEASCDDLKNEELSHSDDVANQGIPRDLNEVTNSASEQDLLTTSAESQQGRTGVKGLDEPLTRHTSEEDDAFNTQETVETYHGSRHTLSSPVQPSSIEKNCTLEENVCRIPDDSESVSKTEESPVKKARLQTWVRQASFLTNRLYIVVVVCCVLNIGITNCFCFLVLDYAKHQGWTLQDGIFLNFVAMLSSLISRCLLMVVTLNRQISSITILGLAGIVGCVGAGLMGQVSNYTLAACLYSCLSICQTVSASMFGPGVLEVTREQELSLALGLGFTSEGLLVIAITAFAGSVHQRPPQRHDDEDTRRNTEVAPTEDRRSSL
- the LOC143291172 gene encoding uncharacterized protein LOC143291172 isoform X5, whose translation is MSLLLGSLLSTAGFFGGGFANSLPALIVSVGVVTGSGYCLVFLSTTSAVLQRFPNKASFVNLAMNVATGLGLIGCPFLYRYFADTYSWRGCLIIVGALCFHSTIFSLLLTSQLFRNPRLPDAKPSPLLPHPELLDPTDLHTSPRSTVFLVQEEASCDDLKNEELSHSDDVANQGIPRDLNEVTNSASEQDLLTTSAESQQGRTGVKGLDEPLTRHTSEEDDAFNTQETVETYHGSRHTLSSPVQPSSIEKNCTLEENVCRIPDDSESVSKTEESPVKKARLQTWVRQASFLTNRLYIVVVVCCVLNIGITNCFCFLVLDYAKHQGWTLQDGIFLNFVAMLSSLISRCLLMVVTLNRQISSITILGLAGIVGCVGAGLMGQVSNYTLAACLYSCLSICQTVSASMFGPGVLEVTREQELSLALGLGFTSEGLLVIAITAFAGFLIDLQGSYSAISLIYGITLLAANSALFAMFKCRRTT